The Brasilonema sennae CENA114 genome includes a region encoding these proteins:
- a CDS encoding gluconeogenesis factor YvcK family protein, whose amino-acid sequence MSIGFLRLALKALQKQSRSRTSYRVNQWFKWLSPGLSVKRWLLISLGGMILASLGLAIWIRLTPIFWAIKFLRRILGVITDIVPYYISGPLVIVGGLLLLLWGQTRTVSSITQVLRSEGDEDLIDVLLAHRRLYRGPKIVVIGGGTGLSTLLRGLKVYSAKITAIVTVADDGGSSGRLRQEFGVLPPGDIRNCLAALADEEKLLTELFQYRFKAGDGLTGHSFGNLFLTAMSDITGDLERGVAASSKVLAIRGQVLPATLSDVRLWAELADGRHIEGESKITEAGGSIVKIGCIPANPPALPAAIKAIKEANYIIMGPGSLYTSVIPNLLVPEIADAIAASDAPRIYICNIMTQPGETQGYTVADHIRAIDAACGRPLFNAVLVHKKSPSELALTRYAQQNSHPVFLDREAIAQLGRRIVIANVMHEDETGCVRHNSQQLARVLWRWYSGGHLNNSKFRIQNSK is encoded by the coding sequence ATGTCAATTGGTTTTCTAAGACTTGCCCTTAAAGCGCTGCAAAAGCAGTCACGCAGTCGCACTTCCTATCGAGTAAACCAGTGGTTCAAGTGGTTGTCCCCTGGACTATCAGTAAAACGATGGTTGCTCATCAGTCTTGGAGGCATGATATTAGCAAGTCTGGGATTAGCTATCTGGATTAGGCTAACGCCAATTTTTTGGGCAATTAAGTTTTTGAGGCGCATTCTGGGAGTGATCACCGATATTGTACCGTATTACATCAGCGGTCCTTTGGTGATAGTAGGCGGCTTGTTGTTGCTTCTGTGGGGACAAACTCGGACAGTAAGTTCAATTACTCAGGTACTCAGATCAGAAGGTGATGAGGATCTCATTGATGTGTTGCTGGCACATCGCCGATTGTACCGGGGACCAAAAATTGTAGTCATTGGTGGTGGTACGGGACTTTCCACATTGCTTAGAGGTCTCAAAGTTTACAGCGCCAAAATTACCGCGATTGTCACTGTGGCTGATGACGGGGGTTCTTCAGGGCGATTACGTCAGGAATTTGGCGTGCTACCACCAGGAGATATTCGTAATTGTTTAGCAGCATTAGCTGACGAAGAAAAGTTACTGACAGAACTGTTTCAGTACCGCTTTAAAGCTGGGGATGGTTTGACTGGTCACAGTTTTGGCAATTTGTTCTTGACGGCGATGAGTGACATTACTGGCGATTTAGAAAGAGGTGTCGCCGCCAGTTCTAAAGTCCTAGCAATTCGAGGACAAGTTTTGCCAGCAACCCTCAGCGATGTGCGCCTCTGGGCTGAGTTAGCCGATGGTCGCCATATAGAAGGGGAATCTAAAATTACCGAAGCGGGTGGTAGTATTGTCAAAATTGGCTGCATCCCCGCAAATCCGCCAGCTTTGCCAGCAGCTATCAAGGCAATCAAAGAAGCTAATTACATTATTATGGGTCCTGGTAGTCTTTACACCAGCGTCATTCCCAATTTGTTAGTACCAGAAATTGCTGATGCGATCGCCGCCTCGGACGCACCACGCATTTACATCTGTAATATAATGACACAGCCTGGAGAAACTCAGGGATACACTGTTGCTGATCACATTAGGGCGATTGATGCTGCTTGTGGTAGACCACTATTTAATGCCGTACTGGTACACAAAAAATCTCCTAGCGAACTCGCACTGACGCGGTATGCTCAACAAAACTCCCATCCTGTTTTCTTAGATCGAGAAGCCATAGCTCAGTTGGGACGCCGAATTGTGATAGCTAACGTGATGCATGAAGATGAAACAGGTTGCGTGCGTCATAACTCTCAACAATTAGCACGAGTGTTGTGGCGGTGGTACAGTGGAGGGCATCTAAACAATTCAAAATTCAGAATTCAAAATTCCAAATAA
- a CDS encoding HAD family hydrolase, protein MLRLITDFDGPIIDVSERYYRVYQFCLEEIQRPNQQVQQLGKAEFWQLKRSRVSETKIGMISGLDEAQAEEFSQLRRKTVHTEPYFHYDSLAPGAVEALLKIEQAGIDLAVMTMRRFRELDYAFNQHDLRRFFPENRCYCLSNDYVKTRDIDDKPLLMERAIQELPPATDIWMVGDTEADIISATKHNIKMIAVECGIRDRSQLQLYKPNFIVQDLSSAVNLALETTRQQTS, encoded by the coding sequence ATGTTAAGACTAATTACAGATTTTGATGGTCCTATTATTGACGTTTCTGAGCGCTACTACCGTGTTTACCAATTTTGCTTGGAGGAAATCCAACGTCCAAACCAACAGGTACAACAATTAGGAAAAGCAGAATTCTGGCAGTTGAAGCGATCGCGCGTTTCTGAAACAAAAATTGGTATGATTTCTGGTTTAGATGAAGCGCAGGCAGAAGAATTTTCTCAGTTGCGGCGAAAAACTGTGCACACAGAACCTTACTTTCATTATGACAGCTTAGCTCCTGGCGCTGTAGAAGCTTTATTAAAAATAGAACAGGCAGGAATTGATTTAGCAGTTATGACAATGCGTCGATTTCGGGAATTAGATTATGCCTTTAACCAACACGATTTAAGGAGATTTTTCCCAGAAAATCGTTGTTACTGCCTAAGTAACGACTATGTCAAAACCCGTGACATTGATGATAAACCTTTGTTGATGGAACGGGCAATACAAGAACTCCCCCCTGCCACGGATATCTGGATGGTGGGGGATACAGAAGCTGATATCATTTCTGCCACAAAACACAACATTAAGATGATAGCTGTGGAGTGTGGCATTCGCGATCGCTCTCAACTACAACTTTACAAGCCAAATTTTATTGTCCAGGATCTTAGTTCTGCTGTAAATCTAGCTCTAGAAACAACCCGACAACAAACAAGCTGA
- the ruvC gene encoding crossover junction endodeoxyribonuclease RuvC — protein sequence MEQRILGIDPGLASLGFGAIICQKNQDRVQENSLNLLDFGVINTPANTEIGQRLCTLYDDLHTLIKEFQPELVAIEKFFFYRMANTISIAQARGVIMLVLGQHELPTVEFTPGQIKQALTGYGNAEKQEVQQAVARELNLEYIPHPDDAADALAVALTAWFQI from the coding sequence ATGGAACAGCGAATTTTAGGAATAGATCCGGGACTAGCAAGTTTAGGATTTGGGGCGATTATATGCCAAAAAAATCAAGACAGGGTGCAAGAAAATTCACTCAACCTACTCGACTTTGGTGTTATCAATACGCCAGCCAATACAGAAATTGGACAGCGGCTATGTACGTTATACGACGATTTACACACCCTGATCAAAGAATTTCAACCTGAACTGGTAGCAATAGAGAAATTCTTCTTCTATCGTATGGCAAATACCATCTCCATTGCTCAAGCGCGGGGAGTGATCATGTTAGTTTTAGGGCAACATGAATTACCAACAGTAGAGTTCACTCCTGGCCAAATTAAGCAAGCGTTAACCGGATATGGTAACGCTGAGAAACAGGAAGTTCAGCAAGCTGTGGCGCGGGAATTGAATTTAGAATATATTCCTCATCCAGATGATGCAGCTGATGCATTGGCTGTCGCGCTGACAGCATGGTTTCAGATTTAG
- the tsaE gene encoding tRNA (adenosine(37)-N6)-threonylcarbamoyltransferase complex ATPase subunit type 1 TsaE has product MRIFLADITATRKLGITLAQSLNAGNVILLEGDLGAGKTTLVQGIGEGLGITDPIVSPTFTLINEYTQGRLPLYHLDLYRLESNQVPALNLETYWEGIEVTPGIVAIEWAERMPYKPDSYLSVRLSYGDEKTRQMEITPHNCVLSEEIVTRRM; this is encoded by the coding sequence ATGAGAATTTTTCTGGCAGATATAACCGCGACGCGAAAGCTTGGAATAACTCTTGCTCAATCACTAAATGCTGGTAATGTGATTTTACTAGAAGGTGATTTAGGTGCTGGCAAAACGACATTAGTACAAGGGATCGGGGAAGGCTTGGGCATTACTGATCCAATAGTCAGCCCAACTTTCACCCTGATTAACGAGTACACACAGGGACGTCTTCCCCTTTACCATCTGGATTTATACCGTTTGGAATCAAATCAAGTCCCCGCATTAAACTTAGAAACCTACTGGGAAGGCATTGAAGTTACACCAGGAATTGTCGCGATTGAGTGGGCGGAACGTATGCCCTATAAACCAGACAGCTATCTCAGTGTACGCTTGAGTTATGGAGATGAAAAAACTCGGCAAATGGAAATTACACCCCATAATTGCGTTCTTAGTGAAGAAATCGTTACTAGGCGTATGTAA
- a CDS encoding CPP1-like family protein: protein MSDDHNPYEKLGLSEDASFDEIQDVRNHLLEQHSGDAKRLEAIEAAYDAILMERLKMRQEGKIKVPERIRFPERLVPLLPKESQTPRQQSPAWLQRILDKPTLTDTLLPGAWYVGLSAISVFYPAGSDQVLQLTLVLGVCISIYFLNRKEKKFARAVLLTLVGLTTGLLAGGLVATWLIPQVQIMNVTANQFSTIVTFVLLWLMSSFLR from the coding sequence ATGAGTGACGATCACAATCCATACGAAAAACTTGGGCTATCAGAAGATGCGAGCTTTGATGAAATTCAAGATGTTCGCAATCATCTATTGGAGCAACACAGTGGCGATGCTAAACGTCTGGAAGCCATAGAAGCTGCCTACGACGCAATTTTAATGGAGCGCTTAAAGATGCGCCAGGAAGGCAAAATAAAAGTGCCTGAACGCATCCGATTTCCAGAGCGTCTAGTGCCATTGCTTCCAAAAGAAAGTCAAACTCCTCGCCAACAGTCACCAGCGTGGTTGCAACGCATTCTAGATAAGCCAACATTAACAGATACTTTGTTGCCTGGAGCTTGGTATGTTGGATTAAGTGCAATTAGCGTTTTTTACCCAGCTGGTAGCGATCAAGTATTGCAATTAACATTAGTCCTAGGGGTGTGTATCAGTATTTACTTTCTTAATCGTAAGGAAAAAAAGTTTGCTAGAGCGGTTTTGTTAACGCTAGTTGGTCTGACTACAGGCTTACTTGCAGGAGGGTTGGTCGCCACATGGCTTATTCCTCAAGTACAGATTATGAATGTGACAGCAAATCAGTTTTCTACTATAGTCACATTCGTCCTATTATGGTTAATGAGTAGCTTTTTAAGGTAA
- the pstB gene encoding phosphate ABC transporter ATP-binding protein PstB, with the protein MSKLNPAIKVKNLSFYYGTSKALEGVTMDVYENQVTAIIGPSGCGKSTFIKCLNRISELEGAVKVDGSVEFYGQNIYSSRVNLNRLRRQIGMVFQKPNLFPMSIYDNIVYGIKIAGWRPRAEQDEIVEYALRGAAIWNEVKDKLQKSALGLSGGQQQRLCIARALAVKPKILLMDEPCSALDPIATMKIEELIHSLRNELTIAIVTHNMQQAARVSDFTAFFSTDESRIGQMVEFGSTNQIFGNALDSRTRDYTSGRFG; encoded by the coding sequence ATGAGTAAATTAAACCCAGCAATCAAAGTCAAGAACCTTAGCTTCTACTATGGAACTTCCAAAGCACTAGAAGGCGTAACAATGGATGTCTACGAAAACCAAGTCACCGCAATTATTGGTCCTAGCGGTTGTGGTAAATCTACATTCATTAAATGCCTTAATCGCATTAGTGAATTAGAAGGAGCAGTAAAAGTAGATGGCAGCGTAGAATTTTATGGTCAAAATATCTACAGTTCTCGTGTTAACCTAAATCGGCTACGCCGCCAAATAGGTATGGTCTTTCAAAAGCCAAACCTTTTTCCGATGAGCATTTACGATAATATCGTTTACGGTATAAAAATTGCTGGATGGCGTCCGAGAGCAGAACAAGATGAAATAGTTGAATATGCTCTGCGAGGTGCTGCTATTTGGAATGAAGTAAAAGATAAACTACAGAAATCAGCTTTAGGGCTTTCTGGTGGTCAACAACAGCGTCTATGTATTGCTCGTGCTTTAGCAGTTAAACCAAAAATTCTCTTAATGGATGAGCCTTGTTCGGCTCTTGATCCAATAGCAACAATGAAAATTGAGGAGCTCATCCATAGTTTACGCAATGAACTAACAATTGCAATTGTTACTCATAATATGCAGCAAGCCGCTCGCGTTTCTGATTTCACCGCTTTCTTCAGCACTGATGAAAGTCGAATTGGTCAAATGGTTGAATTTGGATCAACAAATCAAATCTTCGGCAATGCTCTTGATTCTCGTACGCGTGACTACACTTCTGGACGTTTTGGATAA
- the hppD gene encoding 4-hydroxyphenylpyruvate dioxygenase — MKIDHVHFYVEDAKVWRDWFVRHLGFQVVEKSSAVFPTFLEKVDNIRWKAGENNTFDTCTQVLKSGAIYFLLSSPLLPTSPVAEFLRHHPAGVADVAFCVENLEEIISLARVHGAKILQPIQQYEYGQEYIKCSKIAAWGSLTHTLIETKRGTEQRETQSEIIKGCGSVEKHPSLFSSSSSWFTGIDHIVLNVNAGDLEHAVAWYENILNFQGQQRFNIQTSRSGLHSQVMVSGNGDVQLPINQPGSANSQIQEFLNLNRGSGIQHIALRTRNIVHAIAEFRATGLSLLPVPKDYYSQIRQRKGLPITSDELDTIAGQEILVDWKEEICFNSNKNITPVLLQIFTQPIFGQPTFFFEFIERRYQAQGFGEGNFRTLFAAIENEQIKRASLG, encoded by the coding sequence ATGAAAATTGATCACGTTCACTTTTATGTCGAAGATGCCAAAGTGTGGCGCGATTGGTTTGTACGCCATTTGGGTTTTCAAGTAGTCGAGAAAAGTTCTGCCGTATTTCCAACTTTTCTCGAAAAGGTAGACAACATTCGTTGGAAAGCTGGGGAGAATAATACCTTTGACACCTGCACGCAAGTGCTCAAAAGTGGTGCAATCTACTTTTTACTGTCTTCCCCTTTATTACCCACCAGTCCAGTGGCTGAGTTTTTGCGCCACCACCCGGCTGGTGTGGCAGATGTTGCTTTTTGTGTTGAAAATTTAGAAGAAATTATTTCCCTTGCCAGAGTCCACGGGGCGAAAATCCTGCAACCCATCCAGCAATACGAATATGGTCAGGAATATATTAAGTGCAGCAAAATAGCTGCTTGGGGTTCCCTTACACATACGTTGATAGAAACCAAAAGGGGGACAGAACAGCGAGAAACACAGAGTGAGATAATCAAAGGGTGTGGCAGTGTAGAAAAACATCCTTCCCTGTTTTCCTCCTCATCTTCTTGGTTTACCGGCATTGACCATATCGTGCTAAATGTAAACGCAGGTGATTTAGAGCATGCAGTGGCTTGGTACGAAAATATCCTTAATTTTCAGGGACAGCAGAGGTTTAATATTCAAACATCTCGCTCTGGCTTGCATAGCCAGGTCATGGTTTCGGGTAACGGTGATGTACAATTGCCAATAAATCAGCCAGGTTCAGCCAATTCTCAAATTCAAGAATTTTTGAACCTAAACCGAGGATCAGGAATTCAACATATCGCTTTACGAACACGCAATATAGTTCATGCAATAGCCGAATTCCGTGCTACTGGTTTATCGTTACTCCCAGTTCCTAAAGACTACTACTCACAAATTCGACAGCGAAAAGGACTTCCCATTACGAGCGACGAACTGGATACTATTGCTGGACAGGAAATTTTGGTAGATTGGAAAGAAGAAATTTGTTTTAACTCGAACAAGAATATAACTCCTGTACTATTGCAAATTTTTACCCAGCCTATCTTTGGACAGCCGACTTTTTTCTTTGAGTTTATTGAGCGTCGGTACCAAGCTCAAGGTTTTGGTGAAGGTAATTTTCGGACTTTATTTGCAGCAATTGAAAATGAACAAATCAAACGCGCTAGTCTGGGATGA
- the pstA gene encoding phosphate ABC transporter permease PstA encodes MTSHQESEIDKSVAAEICSPLPPIRQIFNNGMTVIAFLLSAIALIPLLSLLWEIIGRGITSIKPSMFVTSVINDGFGNAIVGTLEMVAIAALFSIPTGVMTGIFLSEIGKGSRIGRTVRFVASILTGVPSIVVGVFAYAVIVLITKKFSAIAGGFALSVLMLPVIVLTTEEALKLIPTSVRLGSAALGGTRFQTTWRVVLTAAIPTITTGVLLAVARAAGETAPLIFTALFSLDWSSDLLGPTASLSVLIFNLYNDPSPEKTALVWTASVVLVGIIMSISILSRIFIRKRNV; translated from the coding sequence ATGACCAGTCATCAAGAGTCTGAGATAGATAAATCAGTGGCAGCAGAGATATGTAGTCCTCTACCACCCATAAGGCAGATATTTAACAATGGCATGACTGTGATAGCATTCTTGCTTTCAGCTATAGCCCTGATTCCTTTACTGTCATTGCTGTGGGAAATTATCGGAAGGGGTATAACAAGCATTAAACCATCTATGTTTGTAACATCAGTCATAAACGATGGATTTGGGAATGCGATTGTTGGTACCTTAGAAATGGTAGCCATTGCGGCGCTGTTCAGTATTCCGACTGGAGTCATGACAGGCATATTTTTGTCAGAAATTGGTAAAGGAAGTCGCATTGGTCGTACTGTTCGCTTTGTCGCCTCTATTCTGACTGGAGTTCCTTCGATTGTTGTCGGTGTTTTTGCTTACGCTGTTATTGTATTAATAACTAAGAAATTTAGTGCGATCGCCGGTGGTTTTGCATTATCAGTTCTCATGCTCCCCGTGATTGTATTAACAACAGAAGAAGCCCTAAAACTTATTCCCACTTCTGTACGTCTCGGTTCAGCTGCCTTGGGAGGAACTCGTTTTCAGACGACTTGGCGCGTTGTTCTCACAGCAGCAATTCCCACAATTACCACAGGGGTTTTGTTAGCCGTAGCTCGTGCGGCAGGTGAAACAGCACCCTTAATTTTTACTGCTTTGTTCAGTTTAGATTGGTCAAGCGACTTATTGGGTCCAACAGCTTCCCTATCGGTGTTAATTTTTAACTTATACAACGATCCCTCGCCAGAAAAAACAGCATTGGTTTGGACTGCTTCTGTTGTCTTAGTTGGGATAATTATGTCAATCAGTATTCTCTCTCGTATTTTCATAAGAAAGAGAAATGTATAA
- a CDS encoding response regulator transcription factor yields MAPAKILVVDDDPAVRNLIQRFLIRQNYQVESAEDGKTALALFEQFNPDLVILDVNLPDVIGFNLCQEMQSRNGVFVLMLTSRADEADKIRGFSKGADDYLTKPFGLGELEVRVAAILRRQRVVTTAEQKRLVFEKLMIDPVRREVTLNTQPVPLTALEFDLLHFLASHPGRVWRRSELIQEVWDYEYVGDQRVVDVHIGQIRKKIEIDASQPALIQTVRGVGYKFESSSQAQQFE; encoded by the coding sequence ATGGCTCCTGCCAAGATTCTTGTAGTTGATGACGACCCTGCGGTTCGGAACTTAATCCAACGCTTCTTAATTAGGCAAAACTATCAGGTAGAATCTGCCGAAGATGGTAAAACAGCTCTAGCGCTGTTTGAGCAATTTAACCCAGACTTGGTAATTTTAGATGTAAATTTACCGGACGTGATTGGATTTAACCTCTGCCAAGAGATGCAAAGCCGTAATGGAGTTTTTGTACTGATGTTAACAAGTCGTGCAGACGAAGCCGACAAGATTCGCGGCTTTTCTAAAGGTGCTGATGATTATCTGACCAAACCCTTTGGTCTAGGGGAATTGGAAGTAAGAGTAGCAGCCATTTTAAGGCGTCAGCGTGTTGTTACTACAGCAGAACAGAAGAGGTTAGTATTTGAAAAACTAATGATTGACCCCGTACGGCGGGAAGTTACGCTTAACACTCAACCAGTGCCTTTAACTGCTTTGGAATTTGACCTGTTGCATTTTTTAGCTAGCCATCCTGGTCGAGTTTGGCGGCGTTCTGAACTGATTCAGGAGGTTTGGGACTATGAGTACGTCGGCGATCAAAGAGTTGTAGACGTCCATATCGGTCAAATTCGTAAGAAGATTGAGATTGATGCCAGCCAACCAGCATTAATTCAAACTGTACGAGGCGTCGGATATAAGTTTGAATCTTCTTCTCAAGCTCAACAATTTGAATAA
- a CDS encoding peptidylprolyl isomerase has protein sequence MIPVLQVGDRAINNNELIPLLKQYGILPQLMREIIVDNAIANHTLTAEENTQAYKQFYQQHQLNSEDDLQAWLQIRGLNREQVDYLATRNIKLENFKRSTWADKSQSYFLQRKAKLDRVVYSLIRVKDICIAQELYFRIQEGEQSFSELAREYSQGPEAQTGGLIGPVELGVPHPVLANMLASVQPGQLLPPTPLGDWIVVVRLEKLLPSQLDEEMRQRLLNELFEHWLQTQLKENLQNIQANSPKLQTEQDGVGSSDVPPQVFNPDKAQ, from the coding sequence ATGATTCCAGTTCTACAAGTAGGCGATCGCGCCATTAACAACAACGAACTCATTCCCCTACTGAAGCAGTACGGAATACTGCCGCAATTGATGCGAGAGATTATTGTCGATAATGCGATCGCTAACCATACTCTGACAGCAGAAGAAAATACTCAGGCATATAAGCAATTCTACCAACAGCATCAGTTGAATTCTGAAGATGACCTGCAAGCATGGTTACAAATTCGTGGTCTAAACCGTGAACAAGTGGACTATCTAGCCACACGTAATATCAAACTAGAAAACTTCAAGCGAAGCACTTGGGCAGATAAGTCACAGTCCTACTTTCTTCAGCGTAAAGCAAAGTTAGATCGGGTTGTTTATTCTCTGATTCGGGTGAAAGATATTTGTATCGCTCAAGAGCTTTACTTCCGAATTCAGGAAGGAGAACAGTCTTTTAGCGAACTCGCTCGCGAGTATTCTCAAGGTCCTGAGGCTCAAACAGGTGGCTTAATCGGTCCAGTGGAATTGGGAGTTCCCCATCCAGTGTTGGCAAATATGCTGGCATCAGTTCAGCCTGGTCAACTTTTACCACCAACACCTTTGGGGGATTGGATTGTGGTTGTACGTCTAGAAAAGCTTTTGCCATCTCAGTTAGATGAAGAAATGCGACAGCGACTGCTCAACGAACTATTTGAACACTGGCTACAAACTCAGCTAAAAGAAAATTTACAAAATATACAGGCGAATTCTCCAAAACTTCAAACTGAACAAGATGGTGTTGGCAGTTCTGATGTACCTCCACAAGTATTTAACCCAGACAAAGCTCAATGA
- a CDS encoding phosphatase PAP2 family protein yields MGTHHNNFLNQNPLVRAIHTAVKGRARYKVNGLYRSEALKRYLELRLSEEKDVKQVRANHDTGNVLVLFHSDLSANAIAWLLEKIVLDYTKQGRKLPLRTSYISIAPEEAIILPINKRKLNNLTVGAQKQESTQTRVKKQLEQAGSQLILTSGTTVCTLVLCTGLLHRYGLDERILLAIQKLHTPLLDRIMVGITFLGQPVVLLLICLGLRIGLQRYNRRTQATTLSIAAIGAMGLTFFLKRLFGRARPDLWDWIINVGHHSFPSGHAMGSIVIYGFVGYILAKEFPQWREQILALTVVLIVAIGFSRLYLGVHWPSDVVAGYAAGLVWLIVCIKSLELWQKFQSSGKDLHTIFGLRDSHKAEKVQITYA; encoded by the coding sequence ATGGGTACTCATCATAATAACTTCCTCAATCAAAATCCTTTAGTTCGGGCAATACACACTGCTGTAAAAGGAAGAGCTAGATATAAGGTAAATGGGCTTTATCGTTCGGAAGCTCTCAAAAGATATCTTGAATTGCGATTATCGGAAGAGAAAGACGTTAAACAAGTGCGTGCCAATCATGATACAGGAAATGTTCTTGTTCTTTTCCACTCAGATTTAAGTGCAAATGCTATAGCCTGGCTTCTTGAAAAAATTGTCTTGGATTACACAAAACAAGGCAGAAAATTACCTCTAAGGACATCTTACATAAGCATAGCGCCAGAAGAAGCAATAATATTACCTATAAACAAAAGAAAATTAAATAACTTGACAGTTGGTGCTCAGAAACAAGAAAGCACCCAAACGCGTGTCAAAAAACAATTAGAGCAAGCGGGCAGTCAACTTATTTTAACATCAGGAACAACTGTGTGCACTCTTGTTTTATGCACCGGACTGCTACATAGATATGGTCTTGATGAACGCATTTTACTAGCAATTCAGAAGCTGCATACGCCACTTCTTGATCGCATTATGGTTGGTATCACTTTTCTTGGCCAACCAGTCGTTTTGCTGTTAATTTGTTTGGGATTGAGAATAGGACTACAGCGTTATAATCGTCGCACTCAAGCAACTACCTTGAGCATAGCTGCAATTGGTGCTATGGGTTTAACTTTTTTCCTAAAACGGCTGTTTGGTAGAGCACGTCCCGACTTGTGGGACTGGATTATTAATGTAGGTCATCACAGCTTTCCTAGCGGTCATGCAATGGGGTCAATAGTGATTTATGGCTTTGTAGGCTATATTTTGGCAAAGGAATTTCCTCAATGGCGAGAACAAATTTTGGCCTTGACCGTTGTCTTAATTGTTGCAATAGGTTTTAGTCGGCTTTATCTTGGTGTACACTGGCCCAGTGATGTAGTAGCTGGCTATGCGGCAGGTTTAGTGTGGTTGATTGTCTGTATTAAAAGCTTGGAACTATGGCAAAAATTTCAGTCATCAGGTAAAGATCTACACACAATTTTCGGACTGAGAGATTCACACAAAGCTGAAAAGGTACAGATTACATACGCCTAG
- the pstC gene encoding phosphate ABC transporter permease subunit PstC: MANSSEPANNNQPSLIDESIDITASSGKNFWIDKGFTWLVYAFAALTVTVLFWMSWIIFEKALPAINKFGLGFLWNQQWDTGNLVFGALPYIYGTLVSSAIAMLFAVPVGIAVALVTSENFIPASARTTIAFIVELIAAVPSVIIGLWGVYVFIPSFVPLQTWLSNIFGWIPLFNTPSPAGFNMLTAGIILAIMILPTMAAISREVLLVVPKELRSGSMALGSTRWETIFRVILPAGFSGIVGAAMLALGRALGETMAVTMVIGNSAQVSLSLLDPAYSIPSVLANEFAEAQDPLHVGALTYLGLILFVVTLVVNICALVVVQFVGGKTK; this comes from the coding sequence ATGGCAAATTCATCTGAACCTGCTAATAACAATCAACCTAGTTTGATTGATGAAAGTATAGACATAACAGCTAGCAGTGGTAAAAATTTCTGGATAGATAAAGGATTTACGTGGCTAGTTTATGCGTTTGCTGCCCTAACGGTTACTGTCCTGTTTTGGATGAGTTGGATCATCTTTGAAAAAGCTCTTCCAGCTATTAATAAGTTTGGACTAGGGTTCTTGTGGAATCAACAATGGGATACAGGTAATCTCGTTTTTGGTGCCTTGCCATATATTTATGGCACTTTGGTTAGCAGCGCGATCGCCATGTTATTTGCCGTACCCGTAGGGATAGCAGTAGCCCTAGTCACGAGTGAAAATTTTATCCCTGCTTCAGCACGCACAACCATAGCTTTTATCGTAGAACTCATAGCCGCTGTTCCCAGCGTCATTATTGGTTTGTGGGGCGTTTACGTTTTTATTCCAAGTTTTGTACCTCTACAAACATGGCTATCCAACATCTTCGGGTGGATACCACTATTTAATACACCAAGTCCTGCTGGGTTCAATATGTTGACTGCTGGCATAATTCTTGCGATTATGATTTTGCCGACGATGGCAGCAATTAGTCGTGAAGTCTTATTAGTTGTTCCTAAAGAGTTACGCAGTGGCTCAATGGCTCTGGGTTCTACTCGTTGGGAAACTATTTTTAGGGTAATATTACCTGCTGGATTTTCTGGAATTGTGGGTGCAGCAATGCTCGCCCTAGGAAGAGCTTTAGGAGAAACAATGGCCGTGACTATGGTGATTGGTAACTCGGCTCAGGTGAGTCTTTCACTACTTGATCCAGCTTACTCAATTCCCTCTGTACTAGCCAATGAATTTGCTGAAGCTCAAGATCCATTGCACGTTGGTGCTTTAACATATTTGGGCTTGATCCTATTTGTTGTGACTTTAGTTGTCAATATTTGTGCTTTAGTGGTTGTGCAGTTTGTAGGGGGTAAGACCAAATAG